Proteins from one Catenuloplanes atrovinosus genomic window:
- a CDS encoding UDP-N-acetylmuramoyl-L-alanyl-D-glutamate--2,6-diaminopimelate ligase — protein sequence MHLNEVLAEVPSATLVQGDATREVSGITHDSRRVSPGDLFVAISGANHDARGFVRQALERGAAGVVTEAPVELPGDAAVVRVPSARAALADLAVAVYQHPGDQMKMVGVTGTDGKTTTSHLIHAALEQSGMRTGRLTTVGMTTGGGNPPVYYGFTTPEAGELQRMLAQMVADGCQAAVTEVSSHALQLDRVRGVPFSAAVFTNLTPEHLDFHGTMENYAKAKAHLFAMAAMRGPDSFGVVNADDPWWKLIASGGPDTLYTYGLETKGLDLWAENLRVDGDRSRFTMFTPWGRREMISAMPGKMNVMNWLAATATTVGLGGELDAVVAAAEYATVEGRMQTVAAGQPFDVFVDFAHTPHALETVLRTLRAQTEGRLMVLFGHAGGRDAGNRRPMGRITATLADVVMVTSDNPAHEDPAAISAEIVAGTREAESGTADVRVVLDRADALRELLADAKPGDTVLLAGKGHEEYQALATGNIDWNDAREARRTLADLGWS from the coding sequence GTGCATCTGAACGAGGTTCTCGCGGAAGTGCCCTCCGCCACGCTGGTGCAGGGCGACGCCACGCGCGAGGTGTCCGGGATAACCCACGACTCGCGGCGGGTCTCCCCCGGCGACCTGTTCGTGGCGATCTCCGGCGCCAACCACGACGCGCGCGGGTTCGTACGGCAGGCGCTGGAGCGCGGCGCGGCCGGCGTGGTCACCGAGGCGCCGGTCGAGCTGCCCGGCGACGCCGCGGTGGTGCGGGTGCCGTCCGCGCGGGCGGCGCTGGCCGACCTGGCGGTCGCGGTCTACCAGCATCCGGGCGACCAGATGAAGATGGTCGGCGTCACCGGCACGGACGGCAAGACCACCACGTCGCACCTGATCCACGCGGCGCTGGAGCAGAGCGGCATGCGGACCGGCCGGCTCACCACCGTGGGCATGACCACCGGCGGCGGCAACCCGCCGGTCTACTACGGGTTCACCACGCCCGAGGCCGGCGAGTTGCAGCGCATGCTGGCGCAGATGGTCGCGGACGGCTGCCAGGCCGCGGTGACCGAGGTCAGCTCGCACGCGCTGCAGCTGGACCGGGTGCGCGGCGTGCCGTTCTCCGCCGCGGTGTTCACCAACCTGACGCCGGAGCACCTGGACTTCCACGGCACGATGGAGAACTACGCGAAGGCCAAGGCGCACCTGTTCGCGATGGCGGCGATGCGCGGGCCGGACTCGTTCGGCGTGGTCAACGCGGACGACCCGTGGTGGAAGCTGATCGCCAGCGGGGGCCCGGACACGCTCTACACGTACGGCCTCGAGACCAAGGGTCTTGATCTTTGGGCCGAGAACCTGCGTGTGGACGGTGACCGATCGCGGTTCACCATGTTCACCCCCTGGGGCCGCCGCGAGATGATCTCGGCGATGCCCGGGAAGATGAACGTGATGAACTGGCTGGCCGCGACCGCCACCACGGTCGGCCTGGGCGGCGAGCTCGACGCGGTCGTCGCCGCCGCCGAGTACGCGACCGTCGAGGGCCGCATGCAGACCGTCGCCGCCGGCCAGCCGTTCGACGTGTTCGTCGACTTCGCGCACACCCCGCACGCGCTGGAGACCGTGCTGCGCACGCTGCGTGCGCAGACCGAGGGCCGGCTGATGGTGCTGTTCGGCCACGCCGGCGGCCGCGACGCCGGCAACCGCCGCCCGATGGGCCGGATCACCGCGACGCTGGCCGACGTGGTCATGGTGACCTCCGACAACCCGGCCCACGAGGACCCGGCCGCGATCTCCGCCGAGATCGTCGCCGGCACCCGCGAGGCGGAGTCCGGCACCGCCGACGTCCGCGTCGTCCTCGACCGCGCCGACGCGCTGCGCGAGCTGCTGGCCGACGCCAAGCCCGGCGACACCGTGCTGCTGGCCGGCAAGGGCCACGAGGAGTACCAGGCCCTCGCCACCGGCAACATCGACTGGAACGACGCCCGCGAGGCCCGCCGCACCCTCGCCGACCTCGGCTGGTCCTGA
- a CDS encoding lipid II:glycine glycyltransferase FemX — MSQTTTDTWQKVTDEEAWDRRLFAQPRDGHFLQSSHWAAFQRANGREVYFGSGEGWQAMTIVERAGDACRLFCPYGPVADDLTALERAVDALQALGREEGAGFIRVEPWAPVTGEELAKLGHIPAKRNMHPGLTWVQDLQGKSRDELVLEFAPNVRNRWRNAYKKDISVVSSTNLDDVEILLQMLHDVSNHTGMIPHHDDYYRRQAKALIDRDAATLYVTRQGEQPIAAAIVYESPTTRYYAHSGSLLEARKLHSGTVMLATMVLDAQERGQRVFDFFGAAPKDEPDHPWAGFTEFKQSFGGRYQQFSGTWEMPCLGPTPGQQ, encoded by the coding sequence ATGTCACAGACAACGACTGACACGTGGCAGAAAGTAACGGACGAGGAGGCGTGGGACCGGCGGCTGTTCGCGCAGCCGCGGGACGGGCATTTCCTGCAGAGCAGCCACTGGGCCGCCTTCCAGCGCGCGAACGGGCGCGAGGTGTACTTCGGCAGCGGTGAGGGCTGGCAGGCCATGACGATCGTGGAGCGCGCCGGTGACGCCTGCCGCCTGTTCTGCCCGTACGGGCCGGTCGCGGACGATCTGACCGCGCTGGAGCGGGCGGTCGACGCGCTCCAGGCGCTGGGCCGGGAGGAGGGCGCGGGCTTCATCCGGGTGGAGCCGTGGGCGCCGGTGACCGGTGAGGAGCTGGCGAAGCTGGGTCACATCCCGGCGAAGCGGAACATGCACCCGGGGCTGACCTGGGTGCAGGATCTGCAGGGGAAGTCCCGCGACGAGCTGGTGCTGGAGTTCGCGCCGAATGTGCGCAACCGCTGGCGTAACGCGTACAAGAAAGACATCTCGGTCGTTTCAAGCACGAACCTGGACGATGTCGAGATTCTCCTTCAGATGCTCCACGACGTGTCGAATCACACGGGCATGATCCCGCATCACGACGACTACTACCGGCGTCAGGCCAAGGCGCTGATCGACCGTGACGCGGCGACGCTCTACGTCACCCGGCAGGGTGAGCAGCCGATCGCGGCCGCGATCGTCTACGAGAGCCCGACCACCCGGTACTACGCGCACTCCGGAAGTCTGCTGGAAGCCCGGAAACTGCACTCCGGCACCGTCATGCTGGCCACGATGGTGCTCGACGCGCAGGAGCGGGGCCAGCGGGTCTTCGACTTCTTCGGCGCGGCACCCAAGGACGAGCCGGATCACCCGTGGGCCGGGTTCACCGAGTTCAAGCAGTCGTTCGGCGGCCGCTACCAGCAGTTCTCCGGCACCTGGGAGATGCCGTGCCTCGGTCCGACCCCGGGTCAGCAGTGA
- a CDS encoding helix-turn-helix domain-containing protein: MTEKQYKYAEAARELRVAESTLRRWVSQGKVPCHRLGRSVRFTEDDLAAALKPVPPRQHIRPQRTRERRRTE; encoded by the coding sequence ATGACCGAGAAGCAATACAAATACGCCGAGGCCGCGAGAGAGCTGCGGGTAGCAGAAAGCACGCTGCGCAGATGGGTATCACAGGGCAAGGTTCCATGTCACCGCCTGGGCCGCTCGGTCCGATTCACCGAGGACGATCTCGCTGCCGCCCTGAAACCGGTGCCACCTCGCCAGCACATCAGACCGCAGCGGACTCGAGAGCGGCGGCGGACTGAGTAG
- a CDS encoding tyrosine-type recombinase/integrase produces the protein MATIEPRKTRNGKITRYRVKWRTGGTRAGEWDGRTFDSHAEAKTFKALIDAYGQTMPPDEVLVARGFGYLAATVQLVNAGDAAEEAPPAITFEEYARGYIDRLVRPNRETKRKYLERLVTHVFPVIGDRPIAAITRGEMRRWQDGLIGKLSPKTIQNIRGESVSPIFDAACLAGEDDEPPLRSYNPLKGLQLPEKVRAPREIVEDRSEARVVIEAAYEVDPEAADLMVMLLSTGMRWGEATAVPVRSVNFDRGTVSIQQVMRREHFRWVLVLKPKTEDGYREIPVPAPVLEMLRARCEGRAPDAFVFTAPRGGPWVYETFYEDRWVKIRDMAERKGLKKRMTMYGFRHSLLTWLASEGVNLIALRTIAGHKNVSTTFNFYVHNTRKHHPQVKAVVDDLVGMGLRMVEERAGRGQNPEVD, from the coding sequence ATGGCGACGATCGAACCGCGGAAGACGCGGAACGGAAAGATCACCCGGTACCGGGTGAAGTGGCGCACAGGTGGTACCCGGGCCGGTGAATGGGACGGAAGGACCTTCGACTCCCATGCTGAGGCCAAGACCTTCAAAGCCCTGATAGATGCTTACGGGCAGACGATGCCTCCCGACGAGGTGCTCGTTGCGCGCGGCTTCGGTTACCTTGCGGCGACTGTGCAGTTGGTGAACGCGGGCGATGCCGCTGAGGAGGCGCCGCCGGCGATCACCTTCGAGGAGTACGCGCGTGGCTACATCGACAGGCTCGTGCGGCCCAATCGTGAGACGAAGCGGAAGTATCTGGAACGTCTCGTCACGCACGTGTTCCCGGTGATAGGTGATCGGCCCATCGCCGCGATCACTCGTGGCGAGATGCGGCGCTGGCAGGACGGGCTGATCGGCAAGCTGTCCCCGAAGACGATTCAGAACATTCGAGGTGAGTCGGTCTCGCCGATTTTCGATGCGGCGTGCCTCGCTGGTGAGGATGATGAGCCGCCTCTGCGGTCCTACAACCCTCTGAAGGGTCTGCAACTTCCGGAGAAGGTGCGTGCACCGAGGGAGATTGTGGAGGATCGTTCAGAGGCTCGGGTAGTGATTGAGGCCGCCTACGAGGTCGATCCGGAGGCGGCCGACCTGATGGTCATGCTGTTGTCCACGGGGATGCGGTGGGGTGAAGCGACCGCTGTACCGGTGAGATCGGTGAACTTCGACCGCGGGACTGTCAGCATCCAGCAGGTGATGCGCCGCGAGCACTTCCGGTGGGTTCTCGTGCTGAAGCCGAAGACGGAGGACGGCTACCGGGAAATCCCGGTGCCGGCACCGGTCCTGGAGATGCTCAGGGCCCGGTGTGAGGGAAGGGCTCCGGATGCGTTCGTCTTCACGGCGCCGCGCGGCGGTCCGTGGGTGTACGAGACGTTCTACGAGGACCGCTGGGTCAAGATTCGTGACATGGCGGAGCGTAAAGGGCTGAAGAAGCGGATGACGATGTACGGGTTTCGTCACTCGTTGCTGACGTGGCTGGCGTCGGAAGGAGTTAATCTGATCGCGCTTCGTACGATCGCGGGCCACAAGAACGTGAGCACCACGTTCAACTTCTACGTACACAACACCCGTAAGCACCATCCGCAGGTTAAAGCTGTCGTGGATGACCTCGTCGGCATGGGGCTGCGCATGGTGGAAGAGCGCGCGGGCCGCGGCCAAAACCCCGAGGTCGATTAG